The Corynebacterium simulans genome contains a region encoding:
- a CDS encoding HIT family protein gives MSSVFTKIINGELPARFVYRDETCVAFLSIEPLNYGHTLVVPIEEIDKWTDLDPQTWAHLNEVALEIGAAIKTAFNSPRTGYIIAGFDVPHTHIHLFPTEKMEEYDFAKAFAADATDPAAMDEAATRIRQHLGTDEEGRR, from the coding sequence ATGTCTTCTGTATTTACCAAGATTATTAATGGTGAACTGCCTGCACGCTTTGTCTACCGCGACGAGACCTGCGTGGCCTTTTTATCCATCGAGCCCCTCAACTACGGCCACACTCTGGTGGTTCCGATTGAGGAGATAGATAAGTGGACCGACCTCGACCCACAGACCTGGGCACACCTCAACGAGGTGGCACTGGAGATTGGCGCCGCTATCAAGACGGCGTTTAACTCGCCACGCACTGGCTACATCATCGCCGGCTTCGACGTGCCACATACCCACATCCACCTCTTCCCCACCGAGAAGATGGAAGAGTATGACTTCGCCAAGGCATTTGCTGCCGACGCCACCGATCCTGCCGCCATGGATGAGGCAGCGACGCGTATTCGCCAGCACTTGGGCACCGACGAAGAAGGACGCCGCTAA
- the purD gene encoding phosphoribosylamine--glycine ligase: MRILVIGSGGREHALLKGLKADPLTTELHVAPGSPNFDSLATVHPEYSKVDDPAQMLELAQKIDAELVVVGPEVPLVAGVADELRANGIAVFGPSKEAAQIEGSKAFAKDVMNAAGVRTARAEQLVPGASDADIESALDRFGPHFVVKDDGLAGGKGVVVTDDRAAAKEHVNEVHAAGNPVLLESFLDGPEVSLFCLVDGETVVPLLPAQDHKRAYDNDEGPNTGGMGAYTPLPWLPADGVQRIVDEVCKPVAAEMVRRGTPYSGLLYAGLAWGKEGIAVVEFNCRFGDPETQAVLSMLESPLAEALNATAAGKLAELDELKWKDGYAVTVVLAAEGYPASPRKGDVITGPGLDDPNKVLHAGTSQAEGSRGVEEEVDVISNGGRVLNVLGQGATLAEARAAAYEVLEGLKLDGSFYRRDIGKRAEDGEISI, from the coding sequence ATGCGCATTCTCGTAATTGGCTCGGGCGGCCGCGAACACGCCCTGCTCAAAGGTCTCAAGGCAGATCCACTGACCACTGAACTCCACGTTGCCCCAGGCTCGCCGAACTTCGATTCCCTGGCCACGGTGCATCCTGAGTACTCCAAGGTTGATGACCCAGCACAGATGCTGGAGCTGGCGCAGAAAATTGACGCCGAGCTCGTCGTCGTTGGCCCCGAGGTGCCGCTGGTTGCCGGCGTCGCAGATGAGCTGCGCGCCAACGGCATCGCCGTCTTCGGCCCCTCCAAGGAGGCCGCGCAGATTGAGGGCTCCAAGGCCTTTGCCAAGGACGTCATGAATGCTGCTGGCGTTCGCACCGCTCGCGCGGAGCAGCTGGTGCCGGGGGCTTCCGACGCCGACATTGAGTCCGCCCTCGACCGTTTCGGCCCGCACTTCGTGGTGAAAGATGACGGCCTCGCCGGCGGCAAGGGCGTCGTTGTCACCGACGACCGCGCTGCCGCGAAGGAACATGTAAACGAGGTTCACGCGGCAGGAAACCCGGTCCTGCTCGAGTCCTTCCTCGATGGCCCAGAAGTTTCCCTGTTCTGCTTGGTCGACGGCGAGACCGTCGTTCCGTTGCTCCCAGCGCAGGACCACAAGCGCGCCTACGACAATGACGAAGGCCCCAACACCGGCGGCATGGGCGCCTATACGCCGCTGCCGTGGCTGCCTGCCGACGGCGTGCAGCGCATCGTCGACGAAGTCTGCAAGCCAGTTGCCGCCGAAATGGTGCGCCGCGGCACCCCGTACTCCGGCCTGCTTTATGCCGGCCTCGCGTGGGGCAAGGAGGGCATCGCCGTTGTCGAGTTCAACTGCCGCTTCGGCGACCCAGAAACCCAGGCAGTTCTTTCCATGCTCGAGTCCCCGCTGGCTGAGGCGCTTAACGCCACCGCCGCCGGCAAGCTTGCCGAGCTGGACGAGCTGAAGTGGAAGGACGGCTACGCCGTTACCGTCGTCCTGGCCGCTGAGGGCTACCCAGCCTCCCCGCGTAAGGGCGACGTCATCACCGGCCCGGGCCTGGATGATCCGAACAAGGTCCTCCACGCCGGTACCTCGCAAGCCGAAGGCTCGCGCGGTGTTGAAGAGGAAGTCGATGTCATCTCCAACGGCGGCCGCGTGCTCAACGTCCTGGGCCAGGGCGCCACACTCGCCGAGGCCCGCGCCGCCGCCTACGAGGTGCTAGAAGGCCTTAAGTTGGACGGCAGCTTCTACCGTCGCGACATCGGAAAGCGTGCCGAAGACGGCGAGATTTCCATCTAG
- the purB gene encoding adenylosuccinate lyase, protein MFPVAEKKNISNVLSSRYASAELSNIWSPEYKIILERQLWIAVMRAQKDLGVDIPAEAIAAYESVVEQVDLESIAARERVTRHDVKARIEEFNALAGFEHIHKGMTSRDLTENVEQLQIHSSLRLIRDKAIAVVARIGKHAAAYQSQVMAGRSHNVAAQATTLGKRFASAADEMLLGIERVESLLAAYPLRGIKGPMGTSQDMLDLMGGSEDKLASLETAIADHLGFHRIFNSVGQVYPRSLDFDAVSALVELGAGPSSLATTIRLMAGNETVTEGFKEGQVGSSAMPHKMNARSCERVCGFQVILRGYLTMVADLSGQQWNEGDVFCSVVRRVALPDAFFALDGQFETFLTVLDEFGAFPAMIDRELERYLPFLATTRILMAAVRAGVGRETAHEVIKENAVAVALNMRENGGDQDLVERLAADERLPMSAEDLEAALADKHAFIGAAESQVNQVLTRINNLVSEHPKAAAYTPGEIL, encoded by the coding sequence ATGTTTCCCGTGGCTGAAAAGAAGAACATTTCCAACGTCCTATCCTCCCGCTATGCCTCCGCAGAGCTTTCCAATATTTGGAGCCCGGAGTACAAGATCATCCTGGAGCGCCAGCTGTGGATCGCCGTCATGCGCGCGCAAAAGGATTTGGGAGTCGATATTCCAGCAGAGGCCATTGCGGCCTACGAGTCCGTGGTTGAGCAGGTGGACCTCGAGTCCATCGCTGCCCGTGAGCGCGTAACGCGCCACGACGTCAAGGCCCGCATCGAGGAGTTCAACGCCCTCGCTGGCTTTGAGCACATCCACAAGGGCATGACCAGCCGAGATCTCACCGAGAACGTCGAGCAGCTGCAGATTCATTCCTCGCTGCGCCTCATCCGTGACAAGGCCATCGCGGTCGTCGCGCGCATCGGCAAGCATGCGGCTGCTTACCAGTCTCAGGTCATGGCCGGCCGTTCCCACAACGTTGCTGCTCAGGCCACCACCCTGGGCAAACGCTTTGCTTCCGCAGCCGATGAGATGCTGCTGGGCATCGAGCGCGTCGAATCGCTCCTGGCTGCCTATCCGCTGCGCGGCATCAAGGGCCCGATGGGCACCTCCCAGGACATGCTCGACCTGATGGGCGGCTCCGAGGACAAGCTGGCCTCCCTGGAGACTGCGATTGCTGATCACCTGGGCTTCCACCGCATCTTCAACTCCGTTGGTCAGGTTTACCCACGCTCCCTCGATTTCGACGCCGTTTCCGCGCTGGTTGAGCTGGGCGCCGGCCCGTCTTCCTTGGCCACCACCATCCGCTTGATGGCTGGCAATGAGACCGTCACCGAGGGCTTCAAGGAAGGCCAGGTTGGCTCTTCCGCGATGCCACACAAGATGAACGCCCGTTCCTGCGAGCGCGTGTGTGGCTTCCAGGTCATCCTGCGCGGCTACCTCACCATGGTTGCGGATCTCTCCGGTCAGCAGTGGAACGAGGGCGACGTATTCTGCTCCGTGGTGCGCCGCGTTGCGCTTCCCGACGCCTTCTTTGCCCTCGACGGCCAGTTCGAAACCTTCCTGACCGTGCTGGACGAGTTCGGTGCCTTCCCTGCGATGATCGACCGCGAGCTCGAGCGCTACCTGCCTTTCCTTGCCACCACCCGCATCCTGATGGCGGCCGTGCGTGCCGGCGTCGGCCGCGAGACCGCGCACGAGGTCATCAAGGAAAACGCCGTCGCAGTGGCGCTGAACATGCGCGAAAACGGCGGCGATCAGGACTTGGTCGAGCGCCTTGCCGCCGACGAGCGCCTGCCGATGTCCGCCGAGGACCTGGAGGCTGCCTTGGCCGATAAGCACGCCTTCATCGGCGCCGCGGAGTCCCAGGTCAACCAGGTTCTTACCCGCATCAACAACCTGGTCAGCGAGCACCCGAAGGCCGCCGCTTATACCCCAGGCGAGATTCTCTAA
- a CDS encoding phosphoribosylaminoimidazolesuccinocarboxamide synthase, translating into MRPELSSYKHLASGKVRDIYDVDENTLLMVVSDRISAYDHSLDPAIPDKGRVLTATSKFFFDVIDFPNHLAGPLDDERIPEEVLGRAMVVKKLDMLPFECVARGYLTGSGLKEYKESGTVCGIELPEGLTEASRLPEPIFTPATKAEQGEHDENVSFDAVVAKLGKERAEELRAATLRIYSEAARIAEEKGIILADTKFEFGLDENGTLILADEVLTPDSSRYWPADTYEEGKVQPSFDKQYVRNWLTSPESGWDQASDTKPPRLPDDVVEATRARYVEAYERLSGNSF; encoded by the coding sequence ATGCGCCCAGAACTTTCTTCTTATAAGCACCTTGCTTCCGGCAAGGTCCGTGACATCTACGACGTCGACGAGAACACCCTGCTGATGGTCGTCTCTGACCGCATCTCGGCCTACGACCACTCCCTGGACCCGGCTATCCCGGACAAGGGGCGTGTTCTGACCGCGACCTCGAAGTTCTTCTTCGACGTCATCGATTTTCCGAATCACCTCGCCGGCCCGCTTGATGACGAGCGCATCCCGGAGGAGGTGCTGGGCCGCGCCATGGTGGTCAAGAAACTCGACATGCTGCCTTTCGAGTGCGTCGCGCGCGGCTACCTCACTGGTTCCGGCCTAAAGGAGTATAAGGAAAGCGGTACCGTTTGCGGCATCGAGCTGCCGGAGGGCCTTACCGAGGCCTCCCGCCTGCCAGAGCCGATCTTTACCCCGGCCACCAAGGCGGAGCAGGGCGAGCATGATGAGAACGTGTCCTTTGACGCGGTCGTCGCCAAGCTGGGTAAAGAGCGTGCGGAAGAGCTGCGCGCTGCCACCCTGCGCATCTATTCCGAGGCCGCCCGCATCGCGGAGGAGAAGGGAATCATCCTGGCCGATACCAAGTTCGAGTTTGGCCTCGATGAAAATGGCACCCTGATTCTGGCCGATGAGGTCCTAACCCCGGATTCCTCCCGCTACTGGCCGGCCGATACGTATGAGGAGGGCAAGGTTCAGCCTTCCTTCGACAAGCAGTACGTGCGCAACTGGCTGACCTCCCCGGAATCCGGCTGGGACCAGGCTTCTGATACCAAGCCGCCGCGCCTGCCTGACGACGTCGTCGAGGCCACCCGTGCGCGCTACGTCGAGGCTTACGAGCGTCTTTCGGGAAACTCCTTCTAG